From Apis mellifera strain DH4 linkage group LG5, Amel_HAv3.1, whole genome shotgun sequence, the proteins below share one genomic window:
- the LOC412119 gene encoding gamma-tubulin complex component 4, which produces MLHEVLLSLWGCSTNALKILESDTVDLEKYLHPGERVLLKEILDIVEQCNIIRNFIQEYTTSDNLKSTQDLQNISQGLYLQALCEGMDQALEPFRKEIVNLEDIVLRDSYTPLSLILCRIQKYICLFSVLNSIIREIRTQKIHGCKLLQCLHQNMYTGIPDVKTAIEKMSHCVHIVFYKHLTNWLLYGHLEDMYNEFFIQKISEKQNNLMLVHNKDNFADKINTKFSADMWNYDVQIDMLPSYIRPSLATKILTIGQTIIMFGNDPRQKKDFAIVDQTETSIWGEKEYEYFLKLQNLQKKHIFNIVEFEHIIDELKQCITELLWRVAVEEAHLVQQLKLVKDFFLMGRGDLFLEFIRLTAHILNKQPTQHTSRDINLAFQMALRKMHLNDENAMDNFNFIVPVPVNESEDIEIEGAEFTEKEREDPIERRGWGMIILKYKVIWPLHLLFSPSALNNYNILFKFLLRVKKTQIDLWNLWSEHMYYKNIDIGVIQLRNNLIFIIDNLQYYLQVDVLESQYTIMETNIKNTRNFEDVQRAHCIFLANVMSQTFLLGSSTERKNPVNKLIKLLLRLCDDFILQASMWEVGDLLLTEQEELNTLSDTLRSLMGWLTKTLNRVRAQPSGEHLAQLLLRLDFNRWFSKKM; this is translated from the exons atgttgcaCGAAGTATTATTGTCATTATGGGGATGTTCAACTaatgctttaaaaatattggaatcagat ACTGTagatcttgaaaaatatttacatcctGGTGAACGTGTATTACTTAaggaaatattagatatagttGAACAATGCAatattatcagaaattttattcaagaatatACTACttctgataatttaaaatctactcaag atttacaaaatatatctcaAGGTTTATATTTACAAGCTCTTTGCGAAGGAATGGATCAAGCTTTAGAACCTTTTCGTAAAGAGATTGTTAATTTGGAAGATATAGTTCTTCGTGATAGTTATACTCCATTATCATTAATACTTTGTcgtatccaaaaatatatatgtctaTTTTCTGTTTTGAATTCTATCATAAGAgaa aTTCGCACACAAAAAATTCATGGTTGTAAATTATTGCAATGTTTGCATCAAAATATGTATACTGGTATTCCTGATGTAAAGACTGCAATAGAAAA aatgtcTCATTGTGTAcatatagttttttataaacatttaactAATTGGCTTTTATATGGTCATTTAGAAGAtatgtataatgaatttttcattcaaaagatatctgagaaacaaaataatttaatgttagtacacaataaagataattttgctgataaaataaatacaaaatttagtGCAGATATGTGGAATTATGATGTTCAAATAGATATGCTTCCTTCTTACATTAGACCATCTTTAGCAACTAAAATCTTAACTATAGGACAAACTATTATAATGTTTGGAAATGATCCAAGACAGAAAAaag ATTTTGCTATAGTTGATCAAACTGAAACTTCCATTtggggagaaaaagaatatgaatattttcttaaacttcagaatctccaaaaaaaacatatttttaatattgttgaatTTGAACATATAATTGATGAATTAAAACAATGTATAACAGAACTTTTATGGCGAGTTGCTGTTGAAGAAGCACATCTTGTACAACAACTTAAATTAGtaaaagatttctttctcATGGGGCGAGGTGATTTGTTTCTTGAATTTATTAGACTCACAGctcatatattgaataaacaaCCAACACAACATACATCCAGAGATATTAATTTAGCTTTTCAAATGGCTTTAAGAAAAATGCacttaaatgatgaaaatgctatggataattttaattttatagtaccAGTTCCAGTAAATGAAAGTGAAGATATTGAGATAGAAGGTGCAGAATTTACTGAGAAAGAACGTGAAGATCCTattg aaagacGTGGTTGGGGtatgattattttgaaatataaagtcATATGgccattacatttattatttagtccatctgctttaaataattacaatatattattcaaatttttactaaGAGTTAAAAAAACACAAATTGATTTATGGAATCTATGGAGTGagcatatgtattataaaaatat tgatATTGGTGTAattcaattaagaaataatttaattttcattattgataaTCTACAATACTATTTACAAGTTGATGTATTAGAAAGTCAATATACTATAAtggaaacaaatataaaaaatactcgaaattttgaagatgTACAAAGAGcacattgtatttttttagctAATGTTATGTcacaaacatttttattgGGAAGTTcaacagagagaaaaaatcct gtgaataaattaataaaacttttattacgaCTTTgtgatgattttattttacaagcaTCAATGTGGGAAGTAGGTGATTTACTTTTAACAGAACAAGAAGAACTTAATACATTATCTGATACTCTTAGAAGTTTAATGGGTTGGTTAACTAAAACTTTGAATAGAGTACGTGCACAACCAAGTGGAGAACATTTAGCACAACTATTATTAAGATTGGATTTCAATAGATGGTTCagcaaaaaaatgtaa
- the LOC113218788 gene encoding zinc finger protein 567-like, protein MDVLKDTLICRLCGVNLTEGKYKNIFEGSTDLIHKIKETLPISISIDDNGSKYMCLLCYDKIIFYYKFIQEVLEYSKRLHNASQIKSIFNLSKEVTDFSQIHSDAVYTCPNCNVDLIILLVNNPQGCDYNFQISLAMVNHSEKKHIIKEKNIEIHKNILHFNNAKNNIYLKNENKTTKDIENIPNQVNLILPILQEENLNCRDVLYNKQNSKIEIQKKLKKKEYNTHNSSIHLFKISQEEEISHISNENLLNCDYDSTNPLIKNEPESDTYWLDSETDYKSEKDICITKSQNILEKNDAQEMMYINENDVYKSCLKYICKLCGTRYLSHLKYEFHMERHKSGKIDKYECTLCDKETSNENLLWDHYFHTHKSLQRYICIECGKLFTKRSRLNGHQKNYKHSGVKQIQVGTSEDTVSEDVIQNAIATKQEKVAINCNLCGKLISDLDPDAINDLVTCATCEDSTLSLVIDGNETKVISPRQYHCSKCPKHFVRKERLEFHEMRHNENMNEFICSTCGKDFRAENSLYEHYLFVHKGARPHICELCGKSFQLKARLKEHHRIHTGERPYQCDICGQRCRTTNALKLHRKIHFSHNRYTCNICNKSFSKKQNMNEHLEKHWKNDKNVILPQLFTCPICIEDFPTYRMLKYHMIEIHEINNQDPLLTKQKPWYECTECHEKFKHQMSLKAHKERIHEGRIDPIYQCDVCNATYKVKQLLVNHIKSKHNGERRYKCAQCEKGFNDTKSLYNHVLLHTGKKPFICEYCNMSFRRKDSRDHHRRKHTGEQPYQCPDCGESFSTYNNRSKHRKREHGEGDSECPECGEKCSNQQEIRIHLNKHLGEKLKKLQNIKSEEI, encoded by the exons atggatGTATTAAAGGATACATTAATATGTCGTTTGTGTGGTGTAAATCTTACAGAaggaaagtataaaaatatctttgaaggATCAAcagatttaattcataaaataaaggaaacaTTACCAATTTCa ataTCTATTGATGATAATGGTTCAAAATATATGTGTTTATTATGTtatgacaaaattattttttattacaaatttattcaagAGGTATTGGAATATTCTAAAAGATTACACAATGCATCACaaattaaatctatctttaatttatctaaagaAGTAAcagatttttcacaaattcatAGTGATGCTGTATATACATGTCCAAATTGTAatgttgatttaataattttattggtcAATAATCCCCAAGGCTGTGATTATAACTTCCAAATCTCATTAGCTATGGTAAatcattctgaaaaaaaacatattataaaagaaaaaaatatagaaatacataaaaatatattacattttaataatgcaaaaaataatatatatttaaaaaatgaaaacaaaacaacaaaagatattgaaaacatACCTAatcaagtaaatttaatattacctatattacaagaagaaaatttaaattgtagggatgtattatataacaaacaaaattcaaaaattgaaatacaaaaaaaattaaaaaaaaaggaatataatactcataattcttctattcatttatttaaaatatcacaagAGGAAGAAATATCTCATAtatctaatgaaaatttattgaactGTGATTATGATTCTACTAatccattaataaaaaatgagccTGAAAGTGATACATATTGGTTAGATAGTGAAACTGattataaaagtgaaaaagatatatgtataactaaatcacaaaatatattagaaaaaaatgatgcaCAAGAAATgatgtatataaatgaaaatgatgtatataaatcttgtttaaaatatatatgcaaattatGTGGAACACGTTATCTTTCACacttaaaatatgaatttcataTGGAAAGACACAAATCTggtaaaatagataaatatgaaTGTACATTATGTGATAAAGAAAcaagtaatgaaaatttattatgggatcattattttcatacacATAAAAGTTTACAACGTTATATTTGTATAGaatgtggaaaattatttacaaaacgaTCTAGATTAAATGgacatcaaaaaaattataaacattctgGTGTAAAACAAATTCAAGTTGGTACTAGTGAAGATACTGTTAGTGAAGATGTCATACAAAATGCTATAGCAACAAAACAAGAAAAAGTAGCAATAAATTGTAATCTTTGtggtaaattaatttctgacTTAGATCCAGATGCTATTAATGATTTAGTTACATGTGCTACTTGTGAAGATTCTACACTTTCTTTAGTGATAGATGGAAATGAAACAAAAGTAATTTCTCCACGTCAATATCACTGCTCTAAATGTCCAAAGCATTTTGTACGAAAAGAAAGACTAGAATTTCATGAAATGAGgcataatgaaaatatgaatgaatttatttgtagTACGTGTGGAAAAGATTTTAGAGcagaaaattctttatatgagCATTATCTTTTTGTTCATAAAGGAGCAAGACCTCATATCTGTGAATTATGTGGTAAATCATTTCAATTGAAAGCTAGATTAAAAGAACATCATCGAATTCATACAGGTGAAAGACCATATCAATGTGACATCTGTGGTCAACGATGTAGAACTACAAATGCTTTAAAACTtcatagaaaaattcatttttctcataATAGATATActtgtaatatatgtaataaatcatttagtAAGAAACAGAATATGAATGAACATTTAGAAAAACattggaaaaatgataaaaatgtaatattaccACAATTATTTACATGTCCAATTTGTATAGAAGATTTTCCAACATATCGTATGTTAAAATATCACATGATAGAAAttcatgaaattaataatcaggATCCACTTTTGACAAAACAAAAACCATGGTATGAATGCACAGAATGTCATGAAAAGTTCAAACATCAAATGTCTTTAAAAGCTcataaagaaagaatacaCGAAGGAAGAATAGATCCCATCTATCAGTGTGACGTATGTAATGCTACATATAAAGTAAAACAACTTTTAGTAAACCACATTAAAAGTAAACATAATGGTGAAAGACGTTATAAATGTGCACAATGTGAAAAAGGATTTAATGATACTAAGTCTTTATATAATCATGTATTATTACATACTGGCAAAAAACCATTTATTTGtgaatattgtaatatgaGTTTCAGAAGAAAAGATTCTAGAGATCATCATCGTAGAAAACATACTGGTGAACAACCTTATCAATGTCCTGATTGTGGTGAATCATTTTCTACCTATAATAATCGATCTAAACATAGAAAACGAGAACATGGAGAAGGAGATTCTGAATGTCCTGAATGTGGAGAAAAATGCAGTAATCAACAAGAAATtagaatacatttaaataaacatttgggagaaaaattaaaaaaattacaaaatataaaatctgagGAAATATAA